A DNA window from Halomonas zincidurans B6 contains the following coding sequences:
- a CDS encoding sugar transferase, translating into MKDKAKRSLDCLVSALALLLTAPILLLIALWVRMDSKGPILFTQSRIGRDRRPFRVLKFRTMIDRTADAIDQHAEQVIASKSDPRITRSGRFLRGMSLDELPQLWNILRGDMSIVGPRPIVPEQLEVVPERFMSRFDVLPGLTGLAQVRGRRSLGWLQQLEADAEYVRRYGLLYDMGIIARTVVVVFSGSGVYGEAGQNWRAYRDALRAESNEQDYKEPGR; encoded by the coding sequence ATGAAAGATAAAGCGAAGCGTTCGTTGGATTGCCTCGTCAGCGCGCTCGCGCTGCTGCTGACGGCACCCATCCTGCTGCTGATCGCGCTTTGGGTGCGTATGGACAGCAAGGGGCCGATCCTTTTCACCCAGTCACGCATCGGGCGGGATCGTCGACCCTTTCGGGTATTGAAGTTCCGCACAATGATCGACCGCACGGCCGACGCCATTGACCAGCATGCCGAGCAGGTCATCGCCAGCAAGAGCGACCCTCGCATCACCCGCTCGGGCCGATTCCTGCGTGGCATGAGCCTCGATGAACTCCCCCAACTCTGGAACATCCTGCGCGGCGACATGAGCATCGTCGGGCCCCGGCCAATCGTGCCGGAACAACTGGAGGTCGTCCCCGAGCGATTCATGAGTCGATTCGATGTGCTTCCGGGGCTGACCGGTCTCGCCCAGGTGCGTGGCCGCCGTAGCCTGGGCTGGCTGCAGCAGCTGGAAGCGGATGCCGAGTATGTGCGTCGCTATGGGCTGCTCTACGACATGGGCATTATCGCCAGAACGGTGGTCGTGGTATTCAGCGGAAGCGGTGTCTACGGCGAGGCGGGTCAGAACTGGCGTGCCTACCGTGACGCCCTCCGGGCGGAAAGCAATGAGCAAGATTACAAGGAGCCCGGCCGGTGA
- a CDS encoding aldolase/citrate lyase family protein produces MDELKWMLITANPSVARYAEVCGVHRIFVDMESLGKAERQKHLSAHMASHTLEDVAAVAGVLSDAELMVRLNPLHAGTAEEVDGAIEHGAGRLMLPMFRRPEEVERFLGLVGGRVPVTLLVETPEALTRLSTYMDGLGPRDEVHFGLNDLSLAMGLNYLFEPLAARLLESAVTLLRERDIPFGFGGVARIGQGELPAEWVLSEHVRLGSSWVILSRAFHGGADCVETLVKKLDLRDELHRLRLTENTLRAGDAHLLESNRQRLEKQVFAIARGRRTQA; encoded by the coding sequence ATGGATGAACTCAAATGGATGCTGATTACTGCGAATCCGTCCGTCGCGCGCTATGCCGAGGTCTGCGGCGTGCACCGCATCTTTGTCGATATGGAGAGCCTGGGCAAGGCGGAGCGCCAGAAGCATCTGTCAGCTCATATGGCTTCGCATACCCTCGAGGATGTTGCCGCCGTTGCCGGTGTGCTGTCCGACGCGGAACTGATGGTTCGGCTCAACCCGCTGCATGCCGGGACGGCGGAGGAAGTCGACGGTGCGATCGAGCATGGCGCCGGGCGCTTGATGCTGCCCATGTTTCGCCGGCCCGAGGAGGTCGAGCGCTTCCTCGGTCTGGTCGGGGGGCGGGTCCCGGTGACGTTACTGGTCGAGACGCCCGAGGCGCTCACTCGGTTATCGACCTATATGGATGGCCTGGGTCCACGGGACGAGGTGCATTTCGGCTTGAACGACCTTTCCCTGGCCATGGGACTGAATTACCTGTTCGAGCCCTTGGCCGCACGCCTGTTGGAGTCGGCGGTGACGTTGCTGCGCGAGCGTGACATTCCCTTCGGCTTCGGCGGTGTCGCGCGCATCGGCCAGGGTGAGCTGCCTGCCGAATGGGTCCTGAGCGAGCACGTTCGCTTGGGGTCGAGCTGGGTGATTCTCTCGCGCGCCTTCCATGGTGGGGCCGACTGTGTCGAGACGCTGGTCAAGAAGCTGGACCTGCGTGATGAACTGCATCGCCTGCGCTTGACCGAAAATACGCTGCGTGCCGGAGACGCACATCTACTGGAATCGAATCGTCAACGCCTGGAAAAACAGGTCTTCGCCATCGCCAGGGGGAGGCGGACCCAGGCATGA
- a CDS encoding D-2-hydroxyacid dehydrogenase: MTVTFEIRTLLFLQKPEILEQQRQQVSDRLNAALPDLQIMFASSPDDIPPGTYFDVVITPTLPRLPQLLNRLAGYRWIHFLSAGVEKIWGMGLDKPGLLLSKSSGVNSVPMSEYAIGAMLHFAKQFGRFQEQGREARWERIWLDELTGRRVAVLGLGHVGQAVAARARAFDMSVVGTLRHPRPMQGITRVVAPERTRELLADADYLVVCLPLTANTRGFVDDELLTALKPGAVLIDMSRGGVVSADAVLRALDEGPLRGAALDVFEMQPLPAESPLWRRSDVLVTPHVSGTTPYYLDRALRIFLKNTESLRNEGYLLTPVDLASGY, encoded by the coding sequence ATGACTGTGACTTTCGAGATTCGTACATTATTGTTTTTACAGAAGCCGGAAATACTCGAGCAACAAAGGCAGCAGGTCAGCGACAGGCTCAACGCAGCACTTCCAGACCTTCAGATAATGTTCGCCAGCTCTCCCGACGACATCCCGCCCGGCACCTACTTCGACGTGGTGATTACCCCGACACTGCCCAGGTTGCCTCAGTTGCTGAACCGATTGGCAGGATATCGCTGGATCCATTTTCTTTCCGCCGGCGTGGAAAAAATCTGGGGCATGGGGCTCGACAAGCCCGGCCTCTTGCTCAGCAAGAGCAGCGGCGTGAACAGCGTGCCCATGAGTGAATACGCCATCGGCGCCATGCTGCACTTCGCCAAGCAATTCGGCCGTTTCCAGGAGCAGGGGCGGGAGGCCAGATGGGAGCGCATCTGGCTGGACGAGCTGACGGGCAGACGGGTCGCCGTGCTCGGGCTTGGCCATGTCGGCCAGGCCGTTGCCGCGCGGGCGCGGGCCTTCGACATGAGCGTCGTCGGAACGTTACGCCATCCTCGTCCGATGCAAGGCATCACGCGAGTGGTCGCACCGGAACGAACCCGGGAGCTGTTGGCGGATGCGGATTATCTTGTGGTCTGTCTGCCGCTGACCGCAAACACGCGTGGTTTCGTCGACGATGAACTCCTCACTGCCCTCAAGCCCGGTGCGGTGCTGATCGACATGTCTCGCGGCGGTGTAGTGAGTGCCGATGCGGTGCTTCGGGCGTTGGACGAGGGGCCGCTGCGCGGCGCCGCACTCGACGTCTTCGAGATGCAGCCCTTGCCGGCGGAATCCCCGCTCTGGCGACGCAGCGATGTGCTGGTGACGCCGCATGTCTCGGGAACGACGCCGTATTACCTGGATCGCGCTTTGCGCATCTTCCTGAAGAATACCGAATCGCTGAGAAATGAAGGGTATCTCCTCACCCCCGTGGATCTGGCGTCGGGCTACTGA
- a CDS encoding glycosyltransferase family 2 protein gives MPRFSVVVPTYNRSSSLKRTIDSVLDQCFADFELLIVDDGSTDDTEQTVKQIADARIRYLWMPNSGGPAAPRNRGVAEAIGDWVCFLDSDDIWYPTKLEEVDVLISSNPELDAVYHGLVYNNGELRKSPPRAVRKVTPDFYKELLLNGNRCPTSSMSIRRRFLLEHDLKFNESPSFRIVEDYDMWMRLAHHGARFGSIDKRLGEYVVADSNISSDTSKQEENILTVLKHHVFEIQQFEANKSKLWKNVLAGHYAFNAANDFQSGKLVSFIKNASKSTLLSPKYIYSRIETAVRNRVGRFQ, from the coding sequence ATGCCCAGATTCTCTGTAGTCGTTCCAACCTACAACCGCTCGAGTTCACTGAAGCGCACCATTGACTCGGTACTGGATCAGTGTTTCGCCGATTTCGAGTTGCTCATCGTCGATGATGGCTCGACGGACGATACCGAACAGACCGTGAAGCAAATAGCGGATGCGCGGATCAGGTATCTTTGGATGCCCAATTCGGGAGGGCCGGCAGCGCCCAGGAATCGAGGAGTAGCAGAAGCCATCGGTGACTGGGTCTGCTTCCTGGATTCCGACGACATCTGGTACCCCACCAAGCTGGAAGAAGTCGACGTTCTGATATCTAGCAACCCTGAACTCGATGCCGTCTATCATGGTCTTGTCTATAACAATGGCGAACTACGTAAATCCCCACCCCGGGCGGTTCGTAAGGTAACGCCTGACTTCTACAAGGAGTTGCTGCTCAATGGGAATCGCTGCCCGACCTCATCGATGTCGATCAGGCGTCGTTTCCTGCTTGAACACGATCTGAAATTCAACGAGTCCCCCAGCTTTCGCATCGTCGAGGATTACGACATGTGGATGAGGCTGGCGCACCATGGCGCTCGGTTTGGAAGTATCGACAAGCGACTCGGCGAGTATGTCGTCGCGGACAGCAACATTTCCAGTGACACCAGCAAGCAGGAAGAGAATATCCTCACGGTGCTCAAGCATCATGTTTTCGAGATTCAACAGTTCGAAGCCAACAAGAGCAAACTCTGGAAGAACGTTCTAGCCGGGCATTATGCGTTCAACGCTGCCAATGACTTCCAGAGCGGCAAGTTGGTCTCGTTCATCAAAAATGCCTCCAAGTCGACTCTGTTATCCCCAAAGTACATCTATTCGCGAATAGAGACTGCCGTGAGAAACAGGGTCGGAAGGTTTCAATGA
- a CDS encoding UDP-glucuronic acid decarboxylase family protein: protein MKKRILVTGGAGFLGSYLCEKLLQNGEDVICVDNFFTGRKENIAHLLGNPYFELLRHDVTFSLYVEVDQIYNLACPASPVHYQFDPVQTTKTSVHGAINMLGLAKRTKARIFQASTSEVYGDPQVHPQPESYWGKVNPIGIRSCYDEGKRCAETLFFDYHRQHAVDIKVARIFNTYGPRMHPSDGRVVSNFIVQALQGRDITIYGDGSQTRSFCYVDDLIEGMVRLMNTEEGITGPINLGNCGEFTMLELAEKVIRLTNSSSKLVFKPLPPDDPRQRCPDIALAKEKLAWQPSVSLEEGLKKTIEYFEGLSDT, encoded by the coding sequence ATGAAAAAGCGCATTCTAGTCACAGGAGGGGCGGGCTTTTTGGGTTCGTATCTATGTGAAAAGTTGTTGCAGAATGGCGAGGACGTCATCTGCGTCGATAATTTTTTTACCGGTAGAAAGGAAAACATTGCCCATCTCTTGGGCAACCCTTACTTCGAGCTCCTGCGCCATGATGTCACGTTTTCGCTCTATGTCGAGGTAGACCAGATCTATAATCTGGCGTGCCCAGCCAGTCCGGTACATTACCAGTTCGACCCAGTGCAGACCACCAAGACCAGCGTGCATGGTGCGATCAATATGCTGGGGCTCGCCAAACGCACCAAGGCAAGAATTTTTCAGGCCTCGACCAGCGAGGTCTACGGCGATCCGCAGGTTCACCCTCAACCCGAATCATACTGGGGCAAGGTGAACCCCATCGGGATACGAAGCTGCTACGACGAGGGCAAGCGCTGCGCGGAAACCCTGTTTTTCGATTATCATCGTCAACATGCCGTCGACATCAAGGTCGCACGCATCTTCAATACGTATGGGCCCCGCATGCATCCCAGCGATGGGCGCGTGGTCAGCAATTTCATCGTCCAGGCGCTGCAAGGACGCGACATCACCATCTACGGTGACGGTAGTCAGACCCGCAGTTTCTGCTATGTCGATGACCTGATCGAAGGTATGGTGCGTTTGATGAATACGGAGGAAGGAATTACCGGCCCCATCAATTTAGGGAATTGCGGCGAATTCACCATGTTGGAGCTGGCCGAAAAGGTGATCCGACTCACCAATAGCAGCAGTAAACTGGTATTCAAGCCACTGCCACCGGACGATCCCCGGCAACGCTGTCCGGATATCGCTTTGGCCAAGGAGAAACTGGCTTGGCAGCCTTCCGTATCGCTGGAGGAGGGCTTGAAGAAAACCATCGAATACTTTGAAGGGCTCAGTGATACCTGA
- a CDS encoding glycosyltransferase family 2 protein: MHQVYAVILTYNRKELLKRCLDAIYSQTRPCDGVIVVDNASHDGTQQQLLEANYPSLKVYVLSRNIGASGGFNAGFRLAYRNEADFVWMMDDDVIPKPNALQNLLEADARLSRMDIDRAFLISTAYTEEGLVTDSPALNLQRNEIGCPGWPGMVEHGMVPVRHTTFVSILVPRSAITEHGLPIASMFIWGEDTEYTLRITQDKPGFLVGSSKVLHLREKNGPINILSENNPARMKYYRYFIRNRIFICRKYFGTYRLVLHISKVFFIVAKLVRKGLFHRAGIVLGGVMESIFFFPATEPVEAPIETLGASIRLLEKPHYVAKKAIASEAASDTLASGTLTNPPNSSRPSPSGISRLPDGADGATAGSRLRVARH, encoded by the coding sequence ATGCACCAAGTCTACGCTGTAATCCTGACTTACAATCGCAAGGAATTGCTGAAGCGCTGCCTGGATGCCATCTATTCACAAACACGACCCTGCGATGGTGTCATCGTTGTCGATAATGCCAGTCACGATGGCACCCAGCAGCAATTGCTGGAAGCCAATTACCCCAGTCTCAAGGTTTATGTGCTGTCGCGTAATATTGGCGCTTCAGGTGGGTTCAATGCCGGCTTTCGTCTTGCGTATCGAAATGAGGCCGATTTTGTGTGGATGATGGACGATGACGTCATCCCGAAACCTAATGCATTGCAGAACTTGCTGGAAGCTGACGCACGGTTAAGTCGAATGGACATTGATCGGGCTTTCCTGATCTCCACGGCTTACACGGAAGAGGGTCTGGTTACCGATTCGCCGGCTCTGAATCTTCAACGCAACGAGATCGGTTGCCCAGGTTGGCCGGGTATGGTCGAGCATGGCATGGTGCCTGTTCGGCATACCACTTTCGTTTCGATACTCGTGCCTCGTTCGGCGATAACGGAGCACGGCCTACCCATTGCCTCGATGTTCATCTGGGGCGAGGATACGGAGTATACGCTGAGAATTACGCAGGACAAGCCAGGCTTTCTTGTTGGTTCGAGCAAAGTGCTTCATTTGCGCGAAAAAAATGGGCCAATCAATATTCTCTCCGAGAATAACCCAGCCCGTATGAAATATTATCGCTACTTCATACGCAATCGTATATTTATCTGCCGGAAGTATTTCGGAACGTATCGTTTGGTGCTGCATATTAGCAAGGTTTTTTTTATTGTGGCGAAGCTGGTGCGCAAAGGGCTCTTTCACAGAGCTGGTATCGTGCTCGGGGGGGTCATGGAGAGTATCTTCTTCTTTCCGGCTACTGAGCCCGTCGAGGCTCCCATCGAGACACTGGGAGCCTCGATCCGATTGCTGGAAAAGCCTCACTACGTCGCCAAAAAAGCTATTGCCTCAGAAGCCGCCTCCGATACTTTGGCAAGTGGAACTCTCACCAACCCGCCTAATTCATCACGCCCTTCGCCGAGCGGCATTTCGAGGCTTCCCGACGGGGCTGACGGAGCGACCGCCGGATCCCGCCTTCGAGTGGCGCGGCATTGA
- a CDS encoding IS1380 family transposase, producing the protein MGETLTTWSPSCNGSVNVQLSGDATTSDAGTLLLREALDRSGVIEAMEDHLVDPRDPLRVRHSLASQIRTVVLQRAMGWYDLSDTGTLQKDPLWHLAGSDARGLTPLGQARPSQATLSRLLGCLGMDDNIDTLHEGLLRLAIWRLRSLHGGQRAKHLTLDIDGLPVEVFGHQGGSAFNGYAGARIYSPLIASIAETGDMLGGLLREGNVGPAEDADTWIPHLVQRMSEGLNLDVAQIRVRLDAGFTDGETLRAMDARDIAYLGRLKSNSVLQAKAEPYLTRPPGRPPETPREWCHDLEYQAESWASPRRVVLVVQENPDDLLFHAFFLVTNLNKLDYPPETVLALYRKRGKAEAHMGELKSALNVHLSSTDRGASTVQDVMARNQVNLLLSLCAYQVLHGLRCLIEGQTQQGWSLIRLREQLLKVAATITVHARQITLQLGAAADRWWPSALKALPRLGTLS; encoded by the coding sequence ATGGGTGAAACCCTAACGACCTGGTCGCCCTCCTGCAACGGCTCCGTCAACGTCCAGCTCAGCGGCGACGCGACCACCAGTGATGCCGGCACCTTGTTGCTCCGTGAGGCCCTCGATCGCAGCGGTGTCATCGAGGCCATGGAAGACCACCTCGTCGACCCGCGTGATCCGTTGCGGGTCCGTCATTCGCTGGCCAGTCAGATCCGCACCGTGGTGCTCCAGCGCGCCATGGGCTGGTATGACCTGAGCGATACCGGCACGCTCCAGAAGGACCCGCTCTGGCACCTGGCAGGTAGCGATGCCCGCGGGCTAACCCCTCTCGGCCAGGCACGTCCTTCCCAAGCGACCCTGTCGCGCCTGCTCGGCTGTCTGGGCATGGATGACAACATCGATACGCTCCACGAGGGCTTGCTGCGCCTGGCTATCTGGCGGCTGCGCTCGCTTCACGGCGGTCAACGCGCCAAGCACTTGACCCTGGATATCGACGGCCTGCCGGTCGAGGTCTTTGGTCACCAGGGCGGCTCCGCCTTCAACGGCTACGCCGGTGCCCGCATCTACTCGCCGCTGATCGCCTCCATCGCCGAGACCGGCGACATGCTGGGCGGCCTGTTGCGCGAAGGCAATGTCGGACCGGCCGAGGATGCCGATACCTGGATTCCGCATCTGGTCCAGCGTATGTCGGAAGGCCTGAACCTGGACGTGGCGCAGATCCGGGTGCGCCTGGATGCCGGCTTCACCGATGGCGAGACGCTGCGCGCCATGGACGCCCGGGACATCGCCTATCTGGGGCGGCTGAAGAGCAACTCGGTATTGCAGGCCAAGGCAGAGCCTTACCTCACCCGGCCGCCTGGCAGACCGCCCGAGACACCCCGCGAATGGTGCCATGACCTGGAATACCAGGCGGAGAGTTGGGCGTCACCGCGCCGCGTGGTGCTGGTGGTTCAGGAGAATCCCGACGACCTGCTGTTCCACGCCTTCTTCCTGGTCACCAACCTCAACAAGCTCGATTATCCACCGGAGACGGTGTTAGCGCTGTACCGCAAGCGTGGCAAGGCCGAGGCCCACATGGGGGAGCTGAAGTCGGCCCTCAACGTTCACCTCTCGTCGACGGATCGCGGCGCCTCCACGGTGCAGGACGTGATGGCACGCAACCAGGTCAACCTGTTGCTGAGTCTCTGCGCCTACCAGGTCTTGCATGGGCTGCGCTGCCTGATCGAGGGTCAGACGCAGCAAGGCTGGAGCCTGATACGGCTGCGAGAGCAACTGCTCAAGGTCGCGGCGACGATCACGGTGCACGCCCGGCAGATCACGCTGCAGTTGGGCGCCGCCGCGGATCGATGGTGGCCCTCGGCGCTGAAGGCGCTACCGCGATTGGGCACTTTGTCGTAG
- the rfbC gene encoding dTDP-4-dehydrorhamnose 3,5-epimerase, translated as MIFHPTSLNDAWLIELEPHGDERGFFARTMCRDEFARHGLIGEFVQQNTSFSAQRGTLRGLHYQLQPYAEAKLVRCLRGAIVDVIVDLREASSTYLQHQVFELTCANRHQLYVPPGFAHAFQTLNNEVEVSYLVSASYHPQAERGLRYSDERLGIAWPLPVTVLSGKDANWPLIAEHTTALY; from the coding sequence ATGATCTTTCACCCAACGAGCCTGAATGATGCCTGGCTGATCGAACTCGAGCCGCACGGCGACGAACGCGGCTTCTTCGCCAGAACCATGTGCCGGGATGAATTCGCCAGGCACGGTCTGATCGGCGAATTCGTGCAGCAGAACACCTCGTTCTCCGCCCAGCGAGGCACCCTTCGGGGCCTGCATTACCAACTGCAACCCTACGCCGAAGCCAAGCTGGTGCGCTGCCTGCGCGGAGCGATCGTCGACGTCATCGTCGACCTGCGAGAAGCCTCGTCCACCTATCTGCAGCACCAGGTGTTCGAACTCACCTGCGCCAATCGCCACCAGCTGTATGTGCCACCCGGCTTCGCCCATGCCTTCCAGACGCTGAACAACGAAGTGGAGGTCAGCTACCTGGTCAGTGCATCCTACCATCCCCAGGCCGAACGGGGCCTGAGATACAGTGACGAGCGCCTGGGCATCGCGTGGCCCTTACCCGTCACCGTCCTCTCCGGCAAGGATGCGAACTGGCCATTGATTGCCGAACATACGACAGCGCTTTATTGA
- a CDS encoding NAD(P)H-dependent oxidoreductase, translating into MIIVDTALAKRQAEGNPIRVGMIGAGFQASGIALQIVTATPGMRLCAIANRNVEAAADVYAQAGLEPIGCATQGELEAAIAAGRPAVTQDAIALAHAEGLDAIVEVTGSIEFAAHAVLAALEGGKHVIQMNAELDGTIGPILKAKADAAGVIYTFSDGDQPGVQMNLQRFTSGLGLKPVLCGNIKGLHDPYRTPATQEAFAKRWGQKPAMVASFADGTKISFEQAIVANATGMQVARRGMLGPDFSGGDPGTPLIPIEQTIPAFEPYLDPTGPGLVDYVVGARPGPGVFVLGVLEHPRQRHYLELYKMGKGPYYCFYTPYHLCHFEVPTSVARAVLFDDPVLTPQGGPRVGVVAMAKKALSAGETIDDLGGFEVYGVAENMDAVRRENLLPIGLALGCRMTRPVEKDVPLTFDDVSMPDGRLVDRLYAEQEGMFA; encoded by the coding sequence TTGATCATCGTCGATACCGCCCTCGCCAAGCGTCAGGCCGAGGGCAATCCGATCCGCGTGGGCATGATCGGCGCCGGTTTCCAGGCGAGTGGAATCGCTCTGCAGATCGTCACTGCAACCCCGGGTATGCGCCTTTGCGCCATCGCCAATCGCAACGTCGAGGCTGCGGCCGACGTCTATGCCCAGGCAGGGCTAGAGCCGATCGGCTGCGCTACGCAAGGCGAGCTGGAGGCCGCGATCGCCGCCGGCCGACCGGCCGTCACCCAGGACGCCATCGCCCTCGCCCACGCCGAGGGGCTGGATGCGATCGTCGAGGTGACCGGCTCGATCGAGTTCGCCGCGCATGCCGTTCTGGCCGCCCTGGAGGGCGGCAAGCACGTCATCCAGATGAATGCCGAGCTCGATGGCACCATCGGTCCTATCCTCAAGGCAAAAGCCGATGCGGCGGGTGTCATCTACACCTTTTCCGATGGCGACCAGCCCGGCGTGCAGATGAACCTTCAGCGATTCACGTCCGGTCTGGGCCTAAAACCGGTACTCTGCGGCAACATCAAAGGGTTGCACGATCCCTACCGCACCCCGGCCACCCAGGAGGCCTTCGCCAAGCGCTGGGGACAGAAGCCCGCCATGGTGGCATCCTTCGCGGATGGCACGAAGATTTCCTTCGAACAGGCCATCGTCGCCAACGCCACCGGAATGCAGGTGGCCCGTCGCGGCATGCTCGGTCCCGATTTTTCCGGCGGCGACCCCGGCACCCCACTGATCCCCATCGAGCAGACGATACCCGCCTTCGAACCCTACCTGGACCCGACGGGGCCAGGACTGGTCGACTACGTCGTGGGTGCGCGCCCCGGCCCCGGCGTCTTCGTCCTCGGCGTTCTCGAGCATCCCCGGCAGCGGCACTACCTGGAGCTCTACAAGATGGGCAAGGGGCCCTATTACTGCTTCTATACCCCTTACCATCTCTGCCATTTCGAGGTACCCACGTCCGTCGCTCGCGCCGTGCTGTTCGACGACCCCGTACTCACCCCGCAAGGGGGGCCACGGGTCGGCGTGGTCGCCATGGCCAAGAAGGCGTTATCCGCCGGCGAGACGATCGATGACCTTGGCGGCTTCGAGGTCTACGGCGTCGCCGAGAACATGGATGCCGTGCGCCGGGAAAACCTGCTGCCGATCGGATTGGCCCTCGGCTGCCGGATGACTCGACCGGTGGAAAAGGACGTCCCGCTCACGTTCGACGACGTAAGCATGCCGGACGGACGTCTGGTCGATCGGCTATATGCCGAGCAGGAAGGGATGTTCGCGTGA
- the rfbF gene encoding glucose-1-phosphate cytidylyltransferase, producing the protein MKVVIFAGGFGTRLSEETAIRPKPMVEVGGRPILWHIMKIYAHHGFNDFVVLGGYKVDYIRDYFLNYRGHQTDYTIDLKTGNIEWLQSVGEDWKVTVLDTGSDTMTGGRLKKAMPLLKDAPFCLTYGDGVSDVDIAALVEVHRASNCWCTLTAVTQPGRYGALRLKEKSTHVAGFREKSVTDGGLINGGFFVCEPEVFELIDGSQTTWENEPMERMVELDKLGYFHHNGYWQSMDSLRDRMVLEAAWTEGAPWKLWKD; encoded by the coding sequence ATGAAGGTGGTAATCTTTGCGGGTGGTTTCGGGACGCGATTGAGCGAGGAAACGGCGATTCGCCCCAAGCCGATGGTGGAGGTCGGCGGTCGGCCGATCCTCTGGCACATCATGAAGATCTACGCTCACCATGGCTTCAACGACTTCGTCGTCCTGGGCGGCTACAAGGTCGACTACATTCGTGACTACTTTCTCAACTATCGCGGCCACCAGACCGATTACACCATCGACCTGAAGACCGGCAACATCGAGTGGCTGCAGAGCGTGGGCGAGGATTGGAAGGTCACCGTCCTCGATACCGGCAGCGATACCATGACCGGCGGCAGGCTCAAGAAGGCCATGCCTCTATTGAAGGACGCGCCCTTCTGCCTGACGTATGGCGACGGGGTGAGCGACGTGGACATCGCGGCGTTGGTCGAGGTCCATCGCGCGTCGAATTGCTGGTGCACGCTCACCGCCGTCACCCAACCCGGGCGTTACGGTGCGCTGCGCCTGAAGGAAAAATCGACTCACGTCGCAGGCTTCCGCGAGAAAAGCGTGACGGATGGCGGTTTGATCAACGGGGGGTTCTTCGTCTGCGAGCCGGAGGTCTTCGAGCTGATCGACGGCAGCCAGACCACGTGGGAGAACGAGCCCATGGAGCGAATGGTCGAGCTCGACAAGCTGGGATACTTCCATCACAACGGCTACTGGCAAAGCATGGATTCGCTGCGCGACAGGATGGTTCTGGAAGCGGCCTGGACGGAAGGCGCTCCCTGGAAGCTCTGGAAGGATTGA
- a CDS encoding NAD-dependent epimerase/dehydratase family protein yields the protein MKILIIGNMGYVGPAVVRELAACHPSAILHGYDTAYFAHCLTGAHTLPERYLERQFFGDSRSISAERLEGYTAVIQLAAISNDPMGSRFATATAEINHHASVFIARAAAQAGVRHFVFASSCSIYGVALGAPRCETDVVAPITDYAKSKVHTEEALATLEGDMVITSLRFATACGMSDRLRLDLVLNDFVAGALSQGEISVLSDGTPWRPLIDVTDMARAIDWAIQRQAKNGGRVLSVNTGSNERNHQVRDLAFAVADAVPGTTVEINTDAPVDSRSYRVDFDLFARLAPQHQPQMTLSQSIDGLIDGLKRMNFTDTRFRASPLMRLHVLQRHIDEGRLTGDLHWRNPQADHRYDRDLVLSPIPGVVHS from the coding sequence ATGAAAATTCTAATTATCGGAAACATGGGCTACGTCGGCCCCGCGGTCGTTCGGGAACTGGCCGCATGTCACCCTTCGGCCATCCTGCATGGCTACGACACCGCGTATTTCGCGCACTGCCTGACCGGGGCGCATACGCTCCCCGAACGCTATCTCGAGCGACAGTTCTTCGGCGACAGCCGCTCCATTTCGGCCGAAAGGCTCGAAGGCTATACCGCAGTGATCCAACTGGCCGCCATTTCCAATGACCCGATGGGCAGTCGCTTCGCCACGGCCACGGCAGAGATCAACCATCACGCCAGCGTTTTTATCGCCCGGGCCGCGGCGCAGGCGGGCGTGCGCCATTTCGTCTTTGCCTCCAGTTGCAGCATCTACGGTGTCGCCCTGGGAGCGCCTCGCTGCGAAACCGATGTGGTGGCGCCCATCACGGATTACGCCAAGTCCAAGGTGCACACCGAAGAAGCGCTCGCGACCCTCGAAGGGGACATGGTCATCACCAGCCTGCGCTTCGCGACGGCCTGCGGGATGTCTGATCGCCTGCGTCTGGATCTGGTGCTCAACGATTTCGTCGCCGGCGCGCTCAGCCAAGGAGAGATCAGCGTACTCAGCGATGGAACGCCATGGCGGCCCTTGATCGACGTGACCGACATGGCCAGGGCCATCGACTGGGCGATACAACGCCAGGCCAAGAATGGCGGACGCGTATTGAGCGTCAATACGGGATCGAACGAACGCAACCACCAGGTACGCGACCTTGCCTTCGCCGTTGCCGACGCCGTGCCGGGAACGACCGTGGAGATCAATACCGACGCGCCCGTGGATAGTCGCTCCTACCGGGTGGATTTCGACCTGTTCGCCAGGTTGGCACCCCAGCACCAACCGCAGATGACACTCTCCCAATCGATCGACGGCCTGATCGATGGACTCAAGCGTATGAACTTCACCGATACCCGGTTCCGGGCATCGCCACTCATGCGTCTCCATGTCCTGCAGAGGCATATCGACGAGGGCCGCCTGACGGGAGATCTTCACTGGCGTAACCCTCAGGCGGATCATCGATACGACAGGGACCTCGTCCTCTCGCCCATTCCTGGTGTCGTCCATTCCTAG